In Nicotiana tabacum cultivar K326 chromosome 19, ASM71507v2, whole genome shotgun sequence, one DNA window encodes the following:
- the LOC107787179 gene encoding uncharacterized protein LOC107787179 produces MDFSFLSNFLLFKPRSAKDMASTVVSTSTLMEAPKQKAQFDAKFWKWTLFSFVPWAKGSEGNIQMPTTVNKKLKRRRQSRESVDSLARTSTIRFRPYVSKVPWHTGPRAFLSQFFPRYGHYCGPNWSSGKDGGSLVWDRRPIDWLDFCCYCHDMGYDTHDQAELLKADLAFLECLEKPHMSTRGNPHTALLYKTMCISGLRNILMPYRQRLISLQANQLSFGFGWLSGIMEPAKCLKDRFIWLQK; encoded by the exons ATGGATTTTTCATTTCTTAGTAATTTCCTGTTGTTCAAACCCCGATCTGCAAAGGATATGGCTTCAACTGTTGTATCTACTAGTACCCTAATGGAAGCACCTAAACAAAAGGCTCAGTTTGATGCTAAGTTTTGGAAATGGACCCTGTTTTCATTTGTTCCTTGGGCCAAAGGATCTGAGGGTAATATTCAGATGCCAACAACTGTCAACAAGAAGCTGAAAAGGCGCAGGCAATCTCGTGAAAGTGTAGACTCTCTAGCTCGGACGTCAACCATACGCTTTAGACCATATGTCTCGAAAGTTCCTTGGCATACAGGTCCAAGAGCTTTCCTTTCACAGTTTTTccctcgatatggtcattattgTGGACCAAACTGGTCAAGTGGGAAAGACGGAGGGTCTTTAGTTTGGGACAGAAGACCGATTGATTGGTTGGATTTTTGCTGCTATTGTCATGACATGGGCTATGATACTCATGACCAAGCTGAGCTTCTCAAGGCAGACCTTGCATTCCTCGAGTGTTTGGAGAAGCCTCACATGAGTACTCGAGGAAATCCTCATACAGCTCTGCTTTACAAGACTATGTGCATTTCAG GACTCAGGAACATATTGATGCCTTACAGGCAACGCCTCATTAGCTTGCAAGCGAATCAATTATCTTTCGGATTTGGATGGCTCAGCGGTATCATGGAACCTGCAAAATGCTTGAAAGACCGTTTCATATGGTTGCAGAAGTAG